From the genome of Aeromonas hydrophila subsp. hydrophila ATCC 7966:
GGATGGAGTCCATGAACATCACCGGACGGCCGCCGGCGGTGATCTCGCTGGTGGCTGGCGACGCCAGCATGGAATCCGCCATCTTGTCGGCGATGGCCTGCAGATCGCTGGAACCGTAATCGACGGTCACCGTCTCGGTTTCGGTCGGATCGCCATAGCTGACGGTGGTGCTGGAGCAGCCGCCCAGCAGCAGGGCGCCAGTCAGGATCAGCAGGGCATGATTCATTTTCATCAGTAGGATTCCTCAATCACTTCGCGTACGTAAATCCGGTAGCCCCGGGCGGCCGGGCTCGGCGCCAGGGCAGACAGGGTGCGGGTCTGATAGCCGTGCAGCTTGAGCGGCGTCCAGCCGCGGCCATCGCTGGCCACCTCCTGCCCCGCCTCATCATACCAATAGAACAGGTATTGCAGCTTGTTGTCACCGCGCTGGGTGCTGGCCGCCGCCACATTGACCTGCAACAGGCCGTTTTGTTCGCGCCGGCTGAGCTCGGTCAGGGTGACATTGACGTTTTGATGCTGCTCTGCCACTGGCGCGGCGCCCGCCGCCCCATAGAGCGCCACGCCGGAGGTATTGGTGGCGCAGCCTGCCAGCAGCAGAACCAGGCCCAGAGCCAACCCGTGTGCTTTCATCTTGCTCTCCTTGCCGGCGACCCCGAGGGGCCCGACCGGTCACTCATGTGTATTGCCATCGTTCGCCGTCACAGCGGCATCACCCGGGTCGTCAACCCAGCGCCGAGCCGCTGCACCCACACCAGGGTGGTGCGTCCCTGGTGGATGGTGAGCGGCAATTGCCGCTGGGCAGCACCAGCCCCCAGGGTAAGGTTCACGTCACCCGCAGGCAGCATCCCCTGCCAGCTCGCAGCCTGCGCCGGCAACGTCAGCCAGCTGCGGGTGTCAGCCCGCTCCGAGAGGGTATTGAAGATGCCGACCAGAATGTTGCCCACATCGCCCCCCTCCTTGGCCGCGGTGCGCCGCACCTGCTCCTTGGCCACCAGCCGCAGCGCCTGGCGGGTCAGCATGCCGGGCAGCCGCTCCTGCAGATCTTTGGCCGCCAGCGCCTCCAGCCTGACTAGCTCGCTGGTCTGCTCGACCCGCTTGCCCACCGATACCGTGAGCGGCCCAGTGTCGCTGGCCCGATTATCGTAATAGGGGATAGCGACGGTAAAGGTGCGAAAATCGCCGCCGGAGGTGGCGATGGGCAGCGGCAGAAACAGCTCGCGCCGTGCCGGGATCAGCCCATCTTCAAACAGCACCACCAGCTGGCCCTGATCCTTGGCCAAGGGCGGCGCCTTGCGACCCACCTTTTTCTCGGTTTCGCGGATCTCGTCCGCGGCGCCACGCAGCACAGCCAGACGCAGCAAGGCATCCTGCAGGCTGCGGTTGTCCGGCGCTATCTGGTAACCGCGCTGATAGTCGACCCAGGCATCGTTGAGATCGCCGGCCGCCTCATAGAGCACGCCGGAGAAATAGAAGGTGTAGGCGTTCTGAAAACCGTTCTTGACCCGCCCGATCAGCCGGTCGAGCTCGGGGGCGCCGCGCGACATCAGCTGGCGCATCTCCCCTTCGGCCTCGGCCTCTTCGCTCTTTTGCTTTGCCTTGCGCACCTCGTCGGCCCGCCGTTTGAGGGCCTGCTCCTGCACCTGGTTGGCGCGGCGCACCTCCACCAGAGCGCCCTCGGCATCCCCGCGCTGCAGGTAGTTGAGAGCCAGATAGTGGTGCAGCATGGTGCGCTCGTAATCGGGCGCCCGGTAAACCATGGTCTGGTCGTTGGTGAGCAGGCTGCCCGCCTGGGCCAGCCCCTGGCTGACCCGGTACTCGGCCTGATTGTCTTCCCACGCCAGCCGGCTGTCGGCGGCGGCAAAGGCCTGCTTGCTGGCGGCATCCTGACTCGCCAGCCAGGCGATGCGCCCCTGCTCGAGCCGGTCCAGCACATAGGTATCGTCCCCCGGCGTGGAGTCGCGCACCTCGGGCAGCGCCTCGGCGGCATGACCCAGCAACAGCTGGTTGCGCAGCGGCACCATCTGATCGGAATAGGAGACGAACATGTCTTGCCAGTGGGAGGCACAGCCCCCCAGCAGGGAACCGGCCAGCAGCAGACCGGCCAGAGGAAGGCGCGGCATCACAGGCTGAGCAGGGGTCCCAGCGGCTGGCCACCGACCAGATGCAGGTGGATGTGGTAGACCTCCTGCCCGCCGTGGCGGTTGCAGTTCATGATGAGACGATAGCCATCCTCGGCAATGCCTGCCTCGCTGGCCAGCTTGCGGGCGACGGTGAACATCCGGCCCAGCGCCAGCTCGTGATCCGGCTCCACGTCGTTGACGGTGGGGATCAGCACGTTGGGGATGATCAGGATATGGGTCTTGGCCTTGGGCTGGATGTCGCGAAAGGCGGTCACCAGGTCGTCTTGATAAAGGATGTCGGCGGGGATCTCTTTGCGGATGATTTTGCTGAAAATGGTTTCTTGCGCCATGGATAACTCCTTTATATGAAAAAGAAAATTCAATGCCTGTCTCAAGCGGTTCCAACGCCCGTCATCGAGGCCCGGCAAGTGTGACACAAGCCGACATTTGACACAGCCGTTGTCCCATTCTCTTCAGTTATTGTTAAAAATACCGATAGTCGGAAGACGTCTGCCGACGTTGCTCGCCCACAGTGGTAGCAGGGTATCAAATGGACGGGGTATTCAGGCAAGGGACTTTTGCATATACAGCGGGACAATAATGAAACAAACAATGTCAGACCTCTCCATCTTGCAGAGGGTCTATCTTGGCTTTGCCATCCTGGTGGCCGTGATGGCGGCCACCTCGGTACTCACCTTCCGCAGCCAGAGCGAGCTCAATCAGGCGCTGGATCAGGTCACCCGGCAGACCATGCCGCTGGTGATCGCCAGCAGCCAGACCCAGATCAGCCTGCTCAGCGCCAACAAGTGGCTCACCGACGTGCTGACCGAGCAGGATCTCAAGCAGATCCCGGCCGAAGTGGCCGAGCTGCAGCAGGCCAAGGCGCTGGTCGACCAGACCCTCGCCACCCTCGCCCGGCAGGCGGCGGAACACCCGGAGCTGCAGGGGGAGCTCGGCGCGCTCAACCAGCTGGTCAAGGACTACCTGCAACTGACCGACACCCTGCCCACCGAACACCAGGCCCTGCTCACCCGGCTCTACAAGGTGAACCAGGCCAAGGGCCAGTTCCAGGTCAGCCTGCCCCAGTTCAAGAAGAACCTGGGAGACATGATGATCACCATCGACGACAGCTTCATCAAGATGCTCTCCGAGACCCTGACCACCAAGCTCTCCGCCATTGAACTCTCCACCATGGATGCCCTCAACCAGAGCATCCCCGCCCCCATCGAGGCGGCGCTCAAGCGCAACAAGATGCAGATCGAGGGCTTCAACAGCACCATCAAGGACCTGCAGGGCGAGCTCAAGGATTTTGACAACAACATGGGCCACTACGTGCACGGCTTCGTGCGCGACACCACCGCCAGCGACGGCGTGCTGGCCCAGTACCTGGCGCTGATGCAGCAGCAGGAGCGGATGCGCGAGCAGAGCAAGCAGGCCAGCAAGCTCATCGTCAACATCCAGAGCAAGCTCGAGCAGATCACCGCCCAGAGCCAGCAGCTGATGAACAACAGCATCCGCGCCTCCGGCAAGGTACAGACCCAGAGCACCCTCACCCAGGGGGTGGCGCTGGTCATCGCCATCACCATCGCCATCCTGGTGGCCTACACCCTCGGCAAGGCCATTCGCCGTCCGCTCAAGGAGCTGCTGCGGGTGCTGACCGAGGTGACCCAGGGCGACATGACCCAGCGCATCGGTTTTCGCAGCAACAACGAGTTCGGCAGGCTCGGCAGCCAGGTCAACCTGCTGATCGAGCAGATGGGCGAAGTACTGAGCCAGCTCTCCCAGGCGTCGGCCCAGCTCAACAACGCCGCCCACGACAACCGCCACACCACCGAATCGGTGCGGGCAGATCTGGAGAAACAACGCCAGGAGACCGCCTCGGTCGCCGCCGCCATGACCCAGATGGAGGCCTCGGTGCGCGAGGTGGCCCAGGCCGCCAACCAGACCCTGGAGCGGGTGATGGACGTGGAAAAAGCCTCCGAGACCGGCCGCAAGGTGATGGCCGGCAACATCACCACCACCCACCAGCTGGCGGGCAAGCTGCAGCAGACCGGCAAAGTGATTGGCGACGTGAGTGCCATGAGCGGCCAGATTGGCAACATCCTCGACGTCATTCGCGGCATCGCCGAGCAGACCAACCTGCTGGCCCTCAATGCCGCCATCGAAGCGGCGCGGGCCGGCGAGCAGGGACGCGGCTTTGCGGTGGTGGCCGACGAGGTGCGCAGCCTGGCCGGGCGCACCGCCCAGTCCACCAGCGAAATCCAGACCATGATCGAGAACCTGCAGCAGGGGGTCGCCAAGGCGGTCAGCGTGATGCAGGAGTGCTCGCGCGAGATGGACAGCTGCATGGATCAGAGCTCCCACGCCAACAACGCCATGGAGGAGGTACAGGGCATAGTGGTGCTCATCAGCGACATGTCGAGCCAGATCGCCTCTGCCGCCGAGCAGCAGCAGGCCACCAGCGCCGACATCGCCACCAACCTCAACCGCATCTCCGACATCTCGGATCTCAACTATCAGGGCATAGAGCGGGTGGCCGAAACCAGCCAGCAGCTCGACTCACTGGCCGAGCAGCAGGAGAGCCTGGTCAAGCGCTTTAGGCTCAGCGCCTGACGCCCACGCCAGCCCCAGCAACGACAAGGCCCCGCAGATGCGGGGCCTTGTTTTTTACTGGCAAGCGGCGCGGGATCAGGCGTAGGCGATGGCGCCCTTGCCCACCCCTTCATAGGCGACAATCTTGATAAACTTGTCGCCCACGCTCTTCTTCACTTCGCGGGCAATGTAGTGGGCCAGCAGCTCTATGGTGGTGTCGGTGTCGATCATCTCCACCTCCGCCGCCGGCATGGCCAGCTGGAACAGCCCTTGCGGCGCCACATACTTGAAGCCGACATAGTGTTCGCCAGCCTCTTGCAGGATGGCCTTGGCCTGCTCGCTCAACGCGAGATCGCCGAGGGCCACCCGATCCTCGTCAGTCCCCAGGTAGATATCGGCCCAGCGCTCGGCCCAGTTGAGCTCAAGCTCCTGGTCGCGCTCGCCGTCCACGTGGATCTCGATGGGAGAGCGGTGGCCGTGGGCGATGCGCTGGCAGTTGCCGTCGTGCTTCTTGAGGCCGTGGCTGTAGTGGTAGAAGGCGCCGTCGATGGCCTCCTGGCGCAGGGTCAGCGACAGATCCTTGATGTTGCCCGGCAGCCGCTTGGCCAGCACCGCCAGCAGATAGCGGGTGACGGACTCCTTGTCCACCTGAGGGGACGGAATGAAGGCAAAGCCCTGGCTCGGGCAGCGCAGGTGAATGGAGCGACCCGGCCGCAGCAGATCGACGGTGCTCTCGTCACCGTCCAGCTGGGCCACCTGCACCAGAGGGCACTCGGTCGGCACCAGCAGCTTGTGATCCACCTCGTCGTCGATGATCGACTTGATCAGTTTCTTGACCCGGCCGAAGTCCAGCAACATGCTCATCTCGTTGAGCTCGCCGCTCATTTCGATGTCCACCAGCCAGCTCTCCCCCACCATACCGCGGCGTTCGCACAGGTAGCTGGAGTCGATCACGGTCAAATCTTTTACAAATAACTTCATCAGTCAGGCCTTGCTACAGAGAAAGGGCGGTTTGCGCTATTATGACCCGCGATCACTGACAAAGGAACCGGACTCCCCCATGAACAAATTGCTTATCAAGAATGCCACCCTGGTCAATGAAGGCCGCATCTATGCCTCCGACGTGCTGATCGAGGGGGAACGGATCGCCCGCATCGCCCCGGATATCCAGGCGCCCGATGCAGTGGTGATCGATGCCGCGGGCCGTCACCTCATCCCCGGAATGATCGATGATCAGGTCCACTTCCGGGAGCCAGGGCTGACCCACAAGGGGACCATCGCCAGTGAATCCCGGGCCGCCGTGGCCGGTGGCACCACCAGCTTCATGGAAATGCCCAACGTCAACCCCCAGACCACCACCCTCGATGCCCTCGAAGCCAAATACCAGATAGCCGCCAACTCCTCCGCCGCCAACTACAGCTTCTACCTCGGCGCCACCAACGACAACCTGGAAGAGATCAAGAAGCTCGATCCCAAACAGTCCTGCGGCATCAAGATCTTCATGGGCGCCTCCACCGGCAACATGCTGGTGGACAATCAGGAGACCCTGGCCGCCATCTTCCGCGAGAGCCCGGTGATGATCGTCACCCACTGCGAGGACACCCCCACCATCAAGGTGCTGGAAGACGAAGCTCGCGCCAAGTGGGGCGAGGATGTGCCGATGCGCGAGCACGGCCGCATCCGCAGCGCCGACGCCTGCTACAAATCCTCCAGCCTGGCGGTCTCCCTGGCCAAGCAGTACGGCGCCAAGCTGCACGTGCTGCACCTGACCACCGCCAAGGAGCTGTCGCTCTTCACCGCCACCCCGGATCTGAAGGATCTCAAGGACAAGAACATCACCGCCGAGGTGTGTGTTCACCATCTGTTCTTCAACGAGGCGGACTACGACACCCTGGGCAGCCAGATCAAGTGCAACCCGGCGGTGAAGAGCGCCGCCGACCAGCACGCCCTGCTGGATGCGGTGCGCAATGACGTGCTCGACATCATCGCCACCGACCACGCCCCCCACACCTGGGAAGAGAAGCAGAACAGCTACTTCAAGGCGCCGTCCGGCGTGCCGCTGGTGCAGCACTCCCTGCTGGCCCTGCTGGAGCTCTACCACAACGGGGTATTCTCGCTGGAGACCATCGTCAAGAAGACCTCCCACGCGGTGGCCGAGCGCTTCCAGGTGCAGGATCGCGGCTACATCCGCGAGGGTTACTTCGCCGACCTGGTGCTGCTGGATCTGGGCAAGCCCTACGTGGTCAACGACAGCAACCTGCTCTATCTGTGCGGCTGGTCGCCCTTCAACGGCTACCGTTTCCACAGCACGGTGGAGATGACCCTGGTCAACGGCCAGATCGCCTGGCAAAACGGCCAGGTCACCAACGAGGTGCTGGGCAAGCGGCTCACCTTCACCCGCTGATCCCTCTTCTATGTGCGCCGTCACCACAGCGCCATCACAGGCCGCCCACCCGGGCGGCCTGATTTTTTGCAGCCGCTCACGGCCCCGCAATGAGCGGTTTTTCGGCGATTGGCGGCACTTTAAGCGCAGATTGCTCGCAAAGCAGGCGAACGATCCCGGAGTGGAATTTCCACTGTTGACAGGTAGGGTCCATCTCCATAAACTCAGCCCCCGTCAGCCGAGCTGACTCCGTCGGTGTGTAGCGCAGCCAGGTAGCGCATCTGCATGGGGTGTAGAGGGTCGGAGGTTCGAATCCTCTCACACCGACCAAATTCCCCGAGAAAGGCCTTGTCAGACGACAAGGCCTTTTCTTTTTGGCGCGGCGCGCCACCACGTGGCCTGGGCCTGCATTGTGTCACCGATCGGTTTGTGCTGTAGTGATGCCCTGTATTGCCAACCGGTGTTCGAGATGCCCTCTCCCCGCCCCTTTTGCCAGCGTCTGCTGTGGCTCGGCCTCTGTGCTCTCCTGCTGCTCGGCTGCGCCACCCCTTATCACAGCCAGCCGTCATTCTGGAACGGCCGGACCGGTTTCTCCCAGACCCGGCTCGGACCTGACAAGTGGCAGCTGGAATTTGTCGGCAACGATCTGGTGAGCCGGGAAACCGCTCGCAAGTATGTGCTGAAACGGGCGGGCGAAGTGGCACAAGCCGAAGGTTATCAGTGGCTTGAGGTCAATGAATTGACCCTGCAACGGGACGCGGTCAGGGTCACACCGAATCGCCCCCTGTTCGGGTTCGATGACGACGAGCCAGATCCCTTTCTGGATCAGCGCACCGTGGAGCACCGCATCTCGGCGTTGCTCATCTTCACCCTCACTCGCAGCGCGAAAAACGACCAAACCATGAAAGCCGATTATCTTGCAAACATTAAAATAAACAGCGATTAATATAGCTAAATTGCAAGATCTATATCACATACAACTAATGACAAGATAAAATTCTGCCACAAGGCGCTGGATTTACCCCCCCGGATTAGGCATGCTGCCAGCACACCGGCTGTCAGGAATCTACGGCTCGGATCACAAAAACGGACTGAAGTGGCACCCTTGCCGCTTGAAACGCTCTGCACTTATCAAAACTGGGACCCACCCCATGAAAATGAACAAATTGACGGTTGCCATCCTCATCGCGATGCTGGTTGGTATCCTGACTGGCCAGGGCTATCGCATGTTTGCCCCTGACCAGGCCGCCGGCTTTGCCAGCGACATCACCCTGTTGACCGATATCTTCCTGCGTCTGATCAAGATGATCATCGCCCCCCTGGTGTTCACCACCCTGGTGGTCGGCATCGCCAAAATGGGCGATACCCGCACCGTGGGCCGTATCGGCGCCAAAACCCTGGGCTGGTTCATGCTGGCCTCCCTGCTGTCACTGACCCTGGGTCTGGTGATGGTCACTCTGATGCAACCGGGCGTGGGGCTCTCCCTCTCCCTGCCTGACGACACCGCCAGCTCCGGCGTGGTTGCCAGCGCCATCTCCCTCAAGGATTTCGTCACCCACGCCATTCCCAAAAGCGTGATCGAGGCGATGGCCACCAACGAGATCCTGCAGATCGTGGTGTTCTCCCTGTTCTTCGGGCTGGCTGCCGCCGCGCTGGGTGATGCCGCCAAACCGGTGGTGATGCTGATGGCCAGCGCCGCCGAGATCATGCTCAAAGTGACCGGCTACGTGATGAACTTCGCCCCGTTCGCGGTGTTTGGCGCCATTGCCGCCATGGTCGCCAAGGAAGGGCTCGGCATCCTCGCCACCTATGGCACCTTCATGGCGCAGTTCTACCTGGCACTGGGTTGCCTCTGGCTGCTGCTGATCGCCATGGGCAGCCTGTTTATCCGCCGCCGCATCGTGACCCTGCTGGCAATGATCCGCGAGCCGATCCTGCTGGCCTTCTCCACCGCCAGCTCCGAAGCTGCCTACCCGAAAACCCTGGATCGTCTGGAGAAGTTCGGTTGTGACAAACGCATCGCCAGCTTCGTGCTGCCGATGGGCTACTCCTTCAACCTGGATGGCTCCATGATGTACTGCACCTTCGCGGTGATGTTCATCGCCCAGGCCTACGGCATCGAGCTCTCCATGGCCCAGCAGATCACCATGCTGCTGCTGTTGATGGTCACCTCCAAGGGGATGGCCGGCGTACCGCGCGCCTCCCTGGTGGTGATTGCCGCCACCCTCAACCAGTTCCACATTCCGGAAGCGGGCATCCTGCTGCTGCTCGGCATCGACCACTTCCTCGACATGGGTCGCTCCGCCACCAACGTGCTGGGCAACGCCATCGCCGCCAGCGTGGTCGCCAAGAGCGAAGACAGCCTGGGTGAAACCGAACCCCTGGGTGAGGTGGATACCGCCAAGGCGTGATCCCAGCATCACCTCCATCAAAACGGCCCGCAGATGCGGGCCGTTTTTTTATGTCTCATGGCGACTCGGCAAGGCTCAGCACCAACGCCTCACCTGCCGGCAATAATCGGCATAGCCATCGCCAAAGCGGGCCTGCAGCGCCCGCTCCTCCGGCACTATCTGCCAGCGGCTGAGCCAACCCCACAGCAGCAGCGGGCCGAGCCACACCAGCAGCCCGCCCAGATAACAGGCCAGTGCCATCGTCCAGCAGAGCAGCCCCAGGTACATGGGATTGCGGCTGAGGCGATAGAGTCCGCCCGTTACCAGCGCACTGGCCTGCTCCGGGTGCAGCGGCGTCACCGTGGTGCCCTGGCGGCGAAAGCGCAGCACGCCCCCCAAGCCAAACACAGTGCCCAGCACCGCCAGCAACAGAGCAGCCAGCCACCAACCGGCGCCAGAATTGCTCTCTGCTACGCCCCCCCATCCCAGCATGGCCGCCACGATCAGGCCAAACAGCAGCAGCGGTGGCACCCGACACTCAAGACTCATCATCTATTGACTCCTGGAGGGTGCCACGATCGGCACCTTGCGTTACACTTCCCGACGGGAATAGCGCCCTGGAAAATTGTCAAAGTTCATAACAATAACAATGCCTTGGCTACACTTTATCCCATCTGCGTGAAAACGGCCCCCTAGCGACCGTCATGCACCTCAACCCAAACAATAAAAAAGGAACCACCCCATGCACAAGAAGACACTGCTGGCCACGCTGATCCTGGGCCTGCTGGCCGGTCAGGCCGTCGCGGCCCCTTACCTGCCGCTGGCCAGCGATCATCGCAACGGCGAAGTGCAGACCGCCAGCAATGCCTGGCTGGAAGTCGATCTCGGCGCCTTCGAGCACAACATCCAGACCCTCAAGGATCGCCTCGGTGACAAAGGGCCGAAGATCTGCGCCATCATGAAGGCCGACGCCTACGGCCACGGCATCGACCTGCTGGTGCCCTCGGTGGTCAAGGCCGGCATCCCCTGCATCGGCATCGCCAGCAACGAAGAGGCCCGCGTGGCCCGTGAGAAGGGCTTCACCGGCCGCCTGATGCGGGTACGTGCCGCCACCCCGGCCGAAGTGGAACAGGCCCTGCCCTACAAGATGGAAGAGCTCATCGGCAGCCTGGTGAGTGCTCAGGGCATCGCCGACATCGCCCAGCGCCACCACACCAATATCCCGGTGCACATCGCGCTCAACTCCGCCGGCATGAGCCGCAACGGCATCGATCTGCGCCTGGCTGACTCCAAGGAAGACGCGCTGGCCATGCTCAAGCTCAAGGGGATCACCCCGGTCGGCATCATGACCCACTTCCCGGTGGAGGAGAAAGAGGACGTCAAGATGGGGCTGGCCCAGTTCAAACTGGACTCCCAGTGGCTGCTGGAAGCGGGCAAGCTGGATCGCAGCAAGATCACCATCCACGCCGCCAACTCCTTCGCCACCCTGGAAGTGCCGGACGCCTACTTCGACATGGTGCGCCCGGGCGGCCTGCTGTACGGTGACTCCATCCCCTCCTACACCGAGTACAAGCGGGTGATGGCGTTCAAGACCCAGGTTGCCTCCGTCAACCACTACCCGGCCGGCAACACCGTCGGTTATGACCGCACCTTCACCCTCAAGCGCGACTCCTGGCTCGCCAACCTGCCGCTGGGCTACTCCGACGGCTATCGCCGGGCGCTGAGCAACAAGGCCTATGTGCTGATCCAGGGCCAGAAGGTGCCGGTGGTGGGCAAGACCTCCATGAACACCATCATGGTGGACGTGACCGATCTGAAAGGGGTCAAACCCGGTGACGAGGTGGTGCTGTTCGGCCGCCAGGGTGAGGCTGAGGTGAAACAGGCGGATCTGGAAGAGTACAACGGCGCCCTGCTGGCGGACATGTACACCATCTGGGGCTACACCAACCCCAAGAAGATCAAGCGCTAAGCCAGTCTTTGCCATAAAAAAGGGCTCCCGCGGGAGCCCTTTTGCTTGTTCGCCAATTATGCCGTTTTCTTGCGGGTCACCCAGAGGCTCAGCCCCATGGAGGCCAGCAGGATCAGCGCGACGACCCCGAGTGCAATGCCGGTGGGGATCTTGAAGATATCCAGCAGCAGCATCTTGACCCCGATGAACATCAGGATCAGTGCCAGACCGTACTTGAGCAGGGCGAAACGCTCGGCCACGCCGGCCAGCAGGAAGTACATGGCACGCAGACCCATGATGGCGAAGATGTTGGAGGTCAGCACGATGAAGGGATCCGTGGTCACCGCGAAGATGGCCGGGATGCTGTCCACCGCGAAGATGAGATCGCTCACCTCCACCAGCACCAGAATGAGCAGCAGCGGCGTGGCGTAACGCACGCCATCGCGCCAGACGAAGAAGTTCTCCCCCTCCAGCGTCTCGGTCACCTTGAAGCGACGGCGCATCCAGCCCAGCAGCGGGTTGTTGGCAAGATCCGGCTCCTTGTCGGCCGCCCACAGCATCTTGACCCCGGTCAGCAGCAGGAAGGCGCCGAACAGGTAAAGAATCCAGTGGAACTGCTCGATGAGCCAGCTGCCGGCGAACACCATGCCGGCCCGCATCACGATGGCACCCAGTACCCCGTACAGCAGCACCCGGCGCTGCAGCTCGGCCGGAATGGCAAAGTAGCCGAACAGCATCAACCAGACGAAGACGTTGTCCACCGCCAGCGCCTTCTCGATGAGGTAGCCGGTGAGGAACTCCAGCCCCTTCTGGTTGGCAATCTCGCGCCCGGCACTGTGATCCAGCCAGAACCAGATGGCCAGGTTGAACAAGAGCGCCACGCTGATCCAGATGAGGGACCAGATCCCTGCCTCTTTCAGCGACACCTTGTGCGCCTTGCCACCGCCGACAAAGCGGATATCAATCCATAACAGGACCAGCACTATGCTGAAGAAACCGGCCCACATCCACCATTCACCCATGTTCA
Proteins encoded in this window:
- a CDS encoding 6-carboxytetrahydropterin synthase encodes the protein MKLFVKDLTVIDSSYLCERRGMVGESWLVDIEMSGELNEMSMLLDFGRVKKLIKSIIDDEVDHKLLVPTECPLVQVAQLDGDESTVDLLRPGRSIHLRCPSQGFAFIPSPQVDKESVTRYLLAVLAKRLPGNIKDLSLTLRQEAIDGAFYHYSHGLKKHDGNCQRIAHGHRSPIEIHVDGERDQELELNWAERWADIYLGTDEDRVALGDLALSEQAKAILQEAGEHYVGFKYVAPQGLFQLAMPAAEVEMIDTDTTIELLAHYIAREVKKSVGDKFIKIVAYEGVGKGAIAYA
- the hinT gene encoding purine nucleoside phosphoramidase produces the protein MAQETIFSKIIRKEIPADILYQDDLVTAFRDIQPKAKTHILIIPNVLIPTVNDVEPDHELALGRMFTVARKLASEAGIAEDGYRLIMNCNRHGGQEVYHIHLHLVGGQPLGPLLSL
- a CDS encoding methyl-accepting chemotaxis protein — translated: MSDLSILQRVYLGFAILVAVMAATSVLTFRSQSELNQALDQVTRQTMPLVIASSQTQISLLSANKWLTDVLTEQDLKQIPAEVAELQQAKALVDQTLATLARQAAEHPELQGELGALNQLVKDYLQLTDTLPTEHQALLTRLYKVNQAKGQFQVSLPQFKKNLGDMMITIDDSFIKMLSETLTTKLSAIELSTMDALNQSIPAPIEAALKRNKMQIEGFNSTIKDLQGELKDFDNNMGHYVHGFVRDTTASDGVLAQYLALMQQQERMREQSKQASKLIVNIQSKLEQITAQSQQLMNNSIRASGKVQTQSTLTQGVALVIAITIAILVAYTLGKAIRRPLKELLRVLTEVTQGDMTQRIGFRSNNEFGRLGSQVNLLIEQMGEVLSQLSQASAQLNNAAHDNRHTTESVRADLEKQRQETASVAAAMTQMEASVREVAQAANQTLERVMDVEKASETGRKVMAGNITTTHQLAGKLQQTGKVIGDVSAMSGQIGNILDVIRGIAEQTNLLALNAAIEAARAGEQGRGFAVVADEVRSLAGRTAQSTSEIQTMIENLQQGVAKAVSVMQECSREMDSCMDQSSHANNAMEEVQGIVVLISDMSSQIASAAEQQQATSADIATNLNRISDISDLNYQGIERVAETSQQLDSLAEQQESLVKRFRLSA
- a CDS encoding CC0125/CC1285 family lipoprotein, with translation MPSPRPFCQRLLWLGLCALLLLGCATPYHSQPSFWNGRTGFSQTRLGPDKWQLEFVGNDLVSRETARKYVLKRAGEVAQAEGYQWLEVNELTLQRDAVRVTPNRPLFGFDDDEPDPFLDQRTVEHRISALLIFTLTRSAKNDQTMKADYLANIKINSD
- a CDS encoding dicarboxylate/amino acid:cation symporter: MKMNKLTVAILIAMLVGILTGQGYRMFAPDQAAGFASDITLLTDIFLRLIKMIIAPLVFTTLVVGIAKMGDTRTVGRIGAKTLGWFMLASLLSLTLGLVMVTLMQPGVGLSLSLPDDTASSGVVASAISLKDFVTHAIPKSVIEAMATNEILQIVVFSLFFGLAAAALGDAAKPVVMLMASAAEIMLKVTGYVMNFAPFAVFGAIAAMVAKEGLGILATYGTFMAQFYLALGCLWLLLIAMGSLFIRRRIVTLLAMIREPILLAFSTASSEAAYPKTLDRLEKFGCDKRIASFVLPMGYSFNLDGSMMYCTFAVMFIAQAYGIELSMAQQITMLLLLMVTSKGMAGVPRASLVVIAATLNQFHIPEAGILLLLGIDHFLDMGRSATNVLGNAIAASVVAKSEDSLGETEPLGEVDTAKA
- a CDS encoding methyltransferase family protein; this translates as MMSLECRVPPLLLFGLIVAAMLGWGGVAESNSGAGWWLAALLLAVLGTVFGLGGVLRFRRQGTTVTPLHPEQASALVTGGLYRLSRNPMYLGLLCWTMALACYLGGLLVWLGPLLLWGWLSRWQIVPEERALQARFGDGYADYCRQVRRWC
- a CDS encoding COG3014 family protein — translated: MPRLPLAGLLLAGSLLGGCASHWQDMFVSYSDQMVPLRNQLLLGHAAEALPEVRDSTPGDDTYVLDRLEQGRIAWLASQDAASKQAFAAADSRLAWEDNQAEYRVSQGLAQAGSLLTNDQTMVYRAPDYERTMLHHYLALNYLQRGDAEGALVEVRRANQVQEQALKRRADEVRKAKQKSEEAEAEGEMRQLMSRGAPELDRLIGRVKNGFQNAYTFYFSGVLYEAAGDLNDAWVDYQRGYQIAPDNRSLQDALLRLAVLRGAADEIRETEKKVGRKAPPLAKDQGQLVVLFEDGLIPARRELFLPLPIATSGGDFRTFTVAIPYYDNRASDTGPLTVSVGKRVEQTSELVRLEALAAKDLQERLPGMLTRQALRLVAKEQVRRTAAKEGGDVGNILVGIFNTLSERADTRSWLTLPAQAASWQGMLPAGDVNLTLGAGAAQRQLPLTIHQGRTTLVWVQRLGAGLTTRVMPL
- a CDS encoding YcfL family protein, which translates into the protein MKAHGLALGLVLLLAGCATNTSGVALYGAAGAAPVAEQHQNVNVTLTELSRREQNGLLQVNVAAASTQRGDNKLQYLFYWYDEAGQEVASDGRGWTPLKLHGYQTRTLSALAPSPAARGYRIYVREVIEESY
- a CDS encoding dihydroorotase; translation: MNKLLIKNATLVNEGRIYASDVLIEGERIARIAPDIQAPDAVVIDAAGRHLIPGMIDDQVHFREPGLTHKGTIASESRAAVAGGTTSFMEMPNVNPQTTTLDALEAKYQIAANSSAANYSFYLGATNDNLEEIKKLDPKQSCGIKIFMGASTGNMLVDNQETLAAIFRESPVMIVTHCEDTPTIKVLEDEARAKWGEDVPMREHGRIRSADACYKSSSLAVSLAKQYGAKLHVLHLTTAKELSLFTATPDLKDLKDKNITAEVCVHHLFFNEADYDTLGSQIKCNPAVKSAADQHALLDAVRNDVLDIIATDHAPHTWEEKQNSYFKAPSGVPLVQHSLLALLELYHNGVFSLETIVKKTSHAVAERFQVQDRGYIREGYFADLVLLDLGKPYVVNDSNLLYLCGWSPFNGYRFHSTVEMTLVNGQIAWQNGQVTNEVLGKRLTFTR